One Candidatus Tanganyikabacteria bacterium genomic window carries:
- a CDS encoding single-stranded DNA-binding protein → MAVVFREQKVVDNLEELLNILPIPIAKFLRAQKDLEDLYEMVMDLGRPAEARFPGRVVDMEYFVSKDDIDFVVQRVGQFSDDNRAGIERTLHRISGIRNRKGDIIGLTARVGRAVQGTIDIIRDLVESGRSILILGRPGIGKTTKLREIARVLSTDMRKRVIVIDTSNEIAGDGDIPHPGIGRARRMQVPKPALQHAVMIEAVENHMPEVIIIDEIGTEEEAAAARTIAERGVQLIGTAHGNSLENLLMNPTLTDLIGGIQSVTLSDEEARRRGTQKSILERKAPPTFDICLELQDRDRIAVHQDVAEVVDQMLRGFLPNPEIRLVDPSGQFKVLQEAAVDLSHSLEQITGDSGGRIRIFPYAVSRSQLERVIRSMRMPAEVTKNLTDADALLILKAYVKSASRVLQDAENRQIPTYVVKSNTIPQIQKTLREVMHLEPQYVSEEDAAIKEAREGVDRAMKSGQVIELAPHAAPLRRLQHQIVEKYQLKSESLGEEPHRRVAIYPVEV, encoded by the coding sequence CCGATCGCGAAATTCCTGAGAGCCCAGAAGGATCTCGAAGACCTCTACGAGATGGTCATGGACCTGGGGCGGCCGGCCGAGGCGCGGTTCCCCGGGCGCGTCGTGGACATGGAGTACTTCGTGAGCAAGGACGACATCGATTTCGTCGTCCAGCGCGTGGGGCAGTTCTCCGACGACAACCGGGCCGGCATCGAGCGGACCTTGCACCGCATCTCCGGCATCCGCAACCGCAAGGGCGACATCATCGGCCTGACGGCTCGCGTCGGCCGCGCGGTGCAGGGCACCATCGACATCATCCGCGACCTGGTCGAAAGTGGGCGCAGCATCTTGATCCTGGGCAGGCCCGGGATTGGCAAGACGACAAAATTACGCGAGATCGCTCGTGTGTTGTCTACCGACATGCGCAAGCGGGTCATCGTCATCGACACGTCCAACGAAATAGCCGGCGACGGCGACATCCCGCATCCGGGCATCGGCCGGGCGCGGCGCATGCAGGTGCCCAAGCCGGCGCTGCAGCACGCCGTGATGATCGAGGCGGTGGAGAACCACATGCCCGAGGTCATCATCATCGACGAAATAGGCACCGAGGAGGAGGCCGCCGCCGCTCGCACCATCGCGGAGCGGGGCGTGCAGTTGATCGGCACCGCGCACGGCAACTCGCTGGAAAACCTGCTGATGAACCCGACGCTCACCGACCTCATCGGCGGCATCCAGAGCGTCACGCTCTCCGACGAGGAGGCGCGCCGGCGCGGCACCCAGAAGTCCATCCTGGAGCGCAAGGCGCCTCCCACCTTCGACATCTGCCTGGAGTTGCAGGATCGCGACCGCATCGCCGTCCACCAGGACGTCGCCGAGGTCGTGGACCAGATGCTGCGCGGTTTCCTGCCGAACCCCGAGATCCGCCTGGTCGATCCCAGCGGCCAGTTCAAGGTGCTGCAGGAAGCCGCGGTGGACCTCTCCCACTCGCTCGAGCAGATCACGGGCGACTCCGGCGGGCGCATCCGCATCTTCCCCTACGCGGTCAGCCGCTCCCAGCTAGAGCGCGTCATCCGCAGCATGCGCATGCCCGCCGAGGTCACCAAGAACCTGACGGACGCCGACGCCCTGCTCATCCTGAAAGCCTACGTCAAGTCGGCTTCCCGCGTGTTGCAGGACGCCGAGAACCGGCAGATCCCGACCTACGTGGTCAAGTCCAACACCATCCCGCAGATCCAGAAGACATTGCGCGAGGTCATGCACCTCGAACCGCAGTACGTGTCGGAAGAGGACGCGGCGATCAAGGAAGCCCGCGAGGGCGTGGACCGGGCCATGAAGAGCGGCCAGGTGATCGAACTGGCGCCGCACGCCGCGCCCCTCCGCCGGCTGCAGCACCAGATCGTCGAGAAGTACCAGCTCAAGAGCGAATCGCTCGGGGAAGAACCCCACCGCCGGGTCGCCATCTACCCCGTCGAAGTGTAG
- a CDS encoding type II toxin-antitoxin system PemK/MazF family toxin, translated as METFDRFAVVVVPFPFTDRTATKRRPVLILSDAAAFNAPAGHAVMAMITSSGRDRWPLDVPLSDPASAGLAKPCLVRMKLFTLDLRLIVRQLGRLGAADAGAVEGSIEKLLGR; from the coding sequence TTGGAGACCTTTGACCGCTTCGCTGTGGTGGTCGTGCCCTTTCCCTTCACGGATCGGACGGCAACGAAGCGCCGGCCAGTCCTGATCCTGTCGGACGCCGCGGCGTTCAACGCCCCCGCCGGCCACGCGGTGATGGCGATGATCACGTCGTCCGGCCGAGATCGCTGGCCGCTGGACGTTCCGCTGTCCGACCCGGCGAGCGCGGGCCTCGCGAAACCTTGCCTGGTGCGGATGAAACTCTTCACGCTGGATCTGCGCCTGATCGTGCGCCAGCTTGGGCGACTGGGAGCAGCCGACGCCGGAGCTGTGGAGGGCTCAATCGAGAAGCTCCTCGGGCGATGA
- a CDS encoding type II toxin-antitoxin system PrlF family antitoxin: MSRVTTKYQATIPLAVREALGIRQGDRVLFEISGGQVLLRRAIPSDPEFMGALAGTLSEWLSPEDEKAFGDL; the protein is encoded by the coding sequence ATGTCTCGCGTGACGACCAAGTATCAGGCCACGATTCCTCTGGCGGTCCGGGAGGCGCTGGGGATCCGGCAAGGCGATCGCGTCCTGTTCGAGATCAGCGGGGGACAGGTGCTCCTGCGCCGGGCGATTCCTTCAGATCCCGAGTTCATGGGCGCGCTGGCGGGCACCCTCTCAGAGTGGCTTTCCCCGGAGGACGAAAAGGCCTTTGGAGACCTTTGA